AGACCCTTTATGTCTTCACCTCGAGAAGGCCGCTCTGGTAAACTTTAACTCCATAGATATTTATATGCTTTGCTGTCTAACTTAATCTTTTGACTTATTGTCCCATTTATACTGTTTGACCAGAATCATCTATTGTATGGTTAACTATACTTCTTTGTATGTTTcagctttatttttttctttttgaatttttgcaGGAGAGAATGGAACCAGGGGTTGAATCTGTTGGCGATGAAGATGTAGCAAGAGCTCTTCTTACTGCTTGCAAGGGTGCAACTGAACCTGTACTAAATGCTTATGATCAGTTGTTGTCAAATGGGGCTATTTTGCCATCTCCCAACCTTAGGTTATGCCTTCTCTGATCAGTTCTAGTGGTACTCCAAGAATGGACAATGTCAGTATTTGCTCAGGGGTTCCCTAATATTAGGCGGAACATTCTCACATGAGCAAACAACAGTCATTAA
The Hevea brasiliensis isolate MT/VB/25A 57/8 chromosome 15, ASM3005281v1, whole genome shotgun sequence genome window above contains:
- the LOC110672334 gene encoding nuclear pore complex protein NUP155, translated to MLYFANYSGDAHSSIVRETWARLIDQALSSGGFAEACSVLKRVGSHVYPGDGAVLPLDPLCLHLEKAALERMEPGVESVGDEDVARALLTACKGATEPVLNAYDQLLSNGAILPSPNLRLCLL